In Arthrobacter sp. QXT-31, one genomic interval encodes:
- a CDS encoding serine protease, translating into MHAALEQALWRVAFPVIGERRGTAYYVAPTLIATSAHVLGKSQKLEFTGGIECSQVVLLQDFERDLVLIRVDKISDIWLVPTREPARLGQRSVVIGCPGGRRESALLVFEGNGHTNKGDLVAKFGQGQIKPSYSGGPVVSLSTGRLLGQMRLTRDESMDLGGLAVSSAMIAEALLTVEQNERSAVMEQQWDALVQGAAQEKAAKVRKLTTMPAVKNPVLGRESEIARLMGIRDSGKFIELRGPSGSGKTRFLAEFLTLPYPFEQGSSAAYIDLHGYTAAPPAILRAMVDQLGITVPQSLFRAHAGADGLAGLRHRVLRAFKNRAIVIALDHGENLLTVPTVMAELEDLLRSGNFGDAIVAVVLWPGSSVDVGYMKLEDPISLGPLDAHSMALLVAEKFDVPLEIASDAVAVLDDAVRQPGYVARAANAALEAGRNPEDIAVAIDGAARMVTLRQLEALLISLTATSPMPIASAIAHGILDMNCCNALTGSDEAIRIHALTASARRLLDANQSANRSEGLMKLLSAEAALKNAVYDVLTAHLQEPSISKLQLEAVVGLLSNERDEAGRAVLETAENLLAEKTVTAPYGPLVSISRPVPTRSGSAAFLYLARTAPSAWHLQNEMRTESCEYEFVPIEGPSELAVYRQALLELDARTDYDRNVEHLRETVMNMASDLVSTIEYLSLLSDSAFASAIQGKQKTVESKVAAIQNFTSAVLPDTEHYDRRLIGVRAVIQLVLVGLASFQDRSDEVLHELAELVAVNEVYGEAVSLQADFVRAGIAQGVPLQDLKRHIDALIKALRTAPPDADILGLSAQVSSVIRRAGIYAEHASDGEAMLHLARALLLPLEQDAKERARLGDNRPLLALARVQRASALLSGQLGETGAFETSMSQSTAIMKWISINAPSSGAWWTYLKSISLEGRGVEGFDTFNEERRAHYSKLLDRELARYRHWARRKNTRSSRDVQIEVWALSLQWAKEGSLHSLANRRTSASGDRSVAQRHSALTSARNQRISVLEGFKKSYGPNSHIVVAMCGIEAQYQRLLAHAGEHNHGPVIAMYDRGLAECLADPLILLHKAQYLRRLWLYDESFRIFRELEHTLTADAALVRTMRISWAEALVASVIQGKVDPAEVGARCRHALRLVDGLEGRSSVAAIVGLRARSELGHHNLSAYVRELISIFADKKGYLHAAANFSASFRQNAESNRKESCNWGHILVADDFTSPDTLLKYSNYLIREFELRPEKSLLLIRGALSCLEGVRVMSSHSQQNSEQSFLTGKALLTAIEYTRSTNPIGWSDIYNSRSKTRMIDLAIAEARLESAEAQAVGAFRTLIRTYRERAVAFRT; encoded by the coding sequence ATGCACGCAGCACTCGAGCAGGCACTGTGGCGTGTGGCATTTCCCGTTATTGGTGAGCGTAGAGGGACTGCCTACTACGTCGCTCCCACACTCATAGCGACGAGCGCACATGTTCTGGGGAAGTCTCAGAAATTGGAGTTTACTGGAGGAATCGAGTGCTCACAGGTAGTTCTTTTGCAGGACTTCGAACGGGACCTAGTCTTAATTCGCGTAGACAAGATTTCCGACATCTGGCTAGTACCCACTAGGGAGCCGGCTAGGCTCGGCCAACGAAGCGTTGTCATTGGCTGTCCAGGCGGCCGAAGGGAATCGGCTTTGCTCGTGTTCGAAGGGAATGGCCACACCAACAAGGGCGACCTCGTCGCGAAGTTTGGCCAAGGTCAAATCAAGCCTTCATACAGCGGCGGCCCCGTCGTCTCGTTATCCACTGGCAGGTTGCTCGGCCAGATGCGACTAACACGCGACGAGTCAATGGACTTAGGTGGGTTGGCAGTATCATCGGCGATGATCGCTGAGGCTCTGCTTACCGTTGAGCAAAACGAGCGCAGCGCGGTGATGGAACAACAGTGGGACGCTCTCGTTCAAGGCGCGGCGCAAGAGAAGGCAGCCAAAGTCCGTAAGCTAACGACGATGCCTGCGGTTAAGAACCCCGTCTTGGGTCGTGAATCCGAGATCGCTCGACTGATGGGAATTCGCGACTCCGGAAAATTTATAGAACTGCGGGGGCCGTCAGGATCCGGCAAGACGCGCTTCCTTGCGGAGTTTTTGACGCTTCCCTACCCCTTTGAACAGGGTAGTTCTGCCGCATATATAGACCTTCACGGCTATACCGCCGCGCCCCCAGCTATCTTACGTGCGATGGTAGATCAGCTTGGCATCACTGTGCCTCAGTCTTTGTTCCGCGCCCATGCCGGAGCTGACGGTCTCGCGGGTCTTCGTCACAGAGTATTGCGGGCCTTCAAGAACCGGGCCATTGTCATCGCTCTCGACCACGGCGAGAATTTGCTCACAGTTCCTACTGTTATGGCAGAGCTAGAGGACCTACTGCGCTCCGGTAACTTTGGCGACGCGATCGTCGCCGTGGTTCTGTGGCCAGGAAGCAGTGTCGACGTGGGCTATATGAAGTTAGAAGATCCGATTTCCCTCGGACCTTTAGATGCTCACAGCATGGCTCTCTTGGTCGCAGAAAAATTTGACGTTCCTCTAGAGATAGCCAGCGACGCGGTCGCTGTGCTGGACGACGCCGTCAGGCAACCAGGCTACGTCGCTCGAGCCGCCAACGCCGCCCTGGAAGCCGGTAGGAATCCGGAAGATATCGCCGTAGCAATCGACGGTGCCGCTCGCATGGTCACACTTCGTCAGCTCGAAGCCCTGCTGATTAGCCTTACGGCAACTAGCCCGATGCCTATCGCCTCGGCTATTGCGCACGGCATCCTGGACATGAACTGCTGTAACGCGCTGACAGGCTCAGACGAAGCCATTCGCATCCATGCGTTGACGGCATCGGCAAGGCGCCTTCTCGATGCAAACCAAAGTGCAAACCGAAGTGAGGGGTTGATGAAACTCCTGTCCGCTGAGGCGGCGCTCAAGAATGCCGTCTACGACGTTCTAACAGCTCACCTGCAAGAGCCGAGCATAAGTAAATTGCAACTAGAAGCAGTTGTCGGCTTATTGTCCAATGAACGGGATGAAGCAGGACGCGCCGTCCTAGAAACTGCAGAGAATCTGCTCGCGGAGAAGACCGTCACTGCGCCTTATGGTCCGCTGGTTAGCATCTCGCGACCGGTTCCTACTAGGTCCGGTTCTGCGGCCTTTCTGTATCTGGCTCGCACGGCGCCGTCGGCCTGGCACCTCCAGAATGAGATGCGGACTGAGTCTTGTGAATATGAATTCGTCCCGATCGAGGGGCCGTCTGAACTGGCTGTCTACCGCCAAGCTCTACTCGAGCTTGATGCTAGAACTGATTATGACAGGAACGTCGAGCATCTCCGAGAAACGGTCATGAACATGGCATCGGACTTAGTTTCGACAATCGAGTACCTCTCGCTTTTGTCAGATTCCGCATTTGCATCCGCAATCCAGGGTAAGCAGAAAACTGTGGAATCAAAGGTTGCGGCTATCCAGAATTTTACGTCCGCAGTGCTCCCTGATACAGAGCATTACGATCGTCGTCTGATTGGGGTCCGAGCAGTAATCCAACTGGTTCTTGTTGGACTTGCTTCTTTTCAGGATCGCAGTGACGAAGTGCTGCATGAGCTTGCGGAATTGGTTGCAGTAAATGAAGTCTATGGTGAGGCGGTCTCCTTGCAGGCTGACTTCGTACGAGCTGGAATTGCCCAAGGTGTGCCCCTGCAGGACTTGAAGCGTCATATCGACGCTTTAATTAAGGCCTTACGAACCGCGCCGCCCGATGCGGATATTCTCGGGTTGAGCGCTCAGGTTTCATCAGTAATTCGCCGGGCTGGTATTTATGCTGAACATGCCTCCGACGGCGAGGCGATGTTGCATTTAGCCCGTGCCCTCCTGCTCCCGCTGGAGCAAGACGCGAAGGAGCGGGCACGACTGGGCGACAACCGCCCCCTCCTCGCATTGGCCCGCGTTCAGAGAGCATCCGCACTCTTGTCTGGTCAGCTCGGTGAAACTGGCGCGTTCGAGACTTCCATGTCCCAAAGCACCGCGATCATGAAGTGGATTTCAATAAATGCACCAAGTTCGGGTGCGTGGTGGACTTACCTCAAGTCTATCTCTTTAGAAGGCAGGGGTGTCGAAGGCTTTGATACTTTTAATGAAGAACGAAGAGCACACTATTCAAAACTTCTAGATAGAGAACTTGCACGATATCGCCACTGGGCCCGCCGGAAGAACACCAGGTCATCCCGAGATGTCCAAATCGAGGTATGGGCACTCTCTCTTCAGTGGGCTAAGGAGGGGTCTCTGCACTCGCTCGCAAACCGAAGGACTAGTGCCAGCGGCGACCGTTCGGTTGCCCAAAGACACTCGGCGTTGACAAGTGCGCGAAACCAGCGCATTTCGGTTCTGGAAGGCTTCAAAAAGTCGTACGGGCCAAACAGTCATATCGTGGTGGCGATGTGCGGAATAGAAGCGCAGTATCAGCGCCTGTTGGCGCATGCCGGGGAGCATAATCATGGGCCAGTGATCGCCATGTATGACCGTGGCCTTGCCGAATGCTTGGCCGATCCATTAATTCTCTTGCATAAGGCCCAGTACCTTCGCCGCCTGTGGCTTTACGACGAGTCGTTCCGGATATTTCGGGAGCTCGAACATACGCTCACTGCGGATGCTGCTCTGGTGAGGACAATGAGGATCAGTTGGGCTGAGGCGCTTGTAGCCTCTGTGATCCAGGGCAAGGTTGATCCGGCCGAGGTAGGTGCCAGGTGTCGTCACGCGCTGAGGCTCGTGGACGGCTTGGAGGGGCGATCATCAGTGGCGGCAATCGTTGGCCTGCGTGCACGGTCGGAGCTGGGCCACCACAACCTCAGCGCCTACGTGAGGGAGCTAATCTCGATTTTTGCTGATAAAAAGGGTTATCTACATGCCGCGGCAAATTTCAGTGCTTCGTTTAGGCAAAATGCCGAGAGCAACCGAAAAGAATCGTGCAACTGGGGCCATATCCTAGTCGCCGACGACTTTACATCTCCGGATACATTGCTTAAATACTCAAATTATCTCATTCGTGAATTTGAGCTTCGGCCAGAAAAGAGTCTTCTCTTGATTCGCGGAGCACTAAGTTGCTTAGAGGGTGTCCGTGTCATGTCATCACATAGCCAGCAGAATTCGGAGCAATCTTTCCTCACAGGGAAGGCTTTACTAACAGCCATAGAATATACGCGATCCACGAACCCGATTGGATGGTCGGACATTTATAATTCGCGCTCAAAAACTCGAATGATCGACTTGGCCATTGCTGAAGCGCGGTTGGAGAGCGCCGAAGCGCAGGCCGTCGGAGCGTTTCGAACCTTGATCCGGACCTATAGGGAACGAGCCGTTGCCTTTCGAACATAA
- a CDS encoding ATP-binding protein produces MFLTEASNIVLLGPPGTGKPHLAIGLSPRATQLGQRVARVPAVIELSHSLGQRLVNGVLEADDLCLRTHRKFALPETHWTWTFAWLATAAAGARQLTTRRFFRVKDADLADVELRVGLVAGSAQCHGVIGRGDLAFLYCILVGAALDSGVGGGTRHGPGCVLAIAMLLRQIEEVLLSLQFSGFGGRSDAYVCTRFCPHFCGPFRPHLPQS; encoded by the coding sequence GTGTTCCTCACTGAAGCGTCCAACATCGTCCTGCTCGGCCCGCCGGGAACCGGCAAACCCCATCTCGCTATCGGACTCAGCCCTCGCGCCACCCAGCTCGGGCAGCGCGTCGCCCGTGTACCTGCGGTCATCGAGCTCTCCCATAGCCTCGGCCAACGCTTGGTAAACGGTGTCCTCGAAGCCGATGATCTTTGTTTGCGAACGCATCGAAAGTTCGCTTTGCCGGAGACCCATTGGACGTGGACCTTTGCCTGGTTGGCCACAGCAGCGGCCGGTGCTCGTCAGTTGACTACGAGAAGATTTTTCCGCGTCAAAGATGCCGACTTGGCCGATGTAGAGCTTCGAGTCGGCCTCGTAGCCGGTTCGGCTCAGTGCCACGGGGTCATCGGGAGAGGCGACCTTGCGTTTCTCTATTGCATTCTTGTAGGCGCGGCGCTCGACAGCGGTGTCGGCGGAGGCACCCGCCATGGACCAGGCTGCGTGCTGGCTATCGCGATGTTGCTTCGCCAAATCGAAGAAGTTCTGCTGTCGCTGCAGTTCAGCGGCTTTGGCGGGAGATCCGACGCCTACGTCTGCACTCGCTTTTGCCCCCATTTTTGTGGCCCTTTCCGGCCGCATCTACCTCAGTCGTAA